The Geobacter metallireducens GS-15 region GGGAGTACCGGCGCAGCTGATCCTCGTGCGGTTTGCCGAGCCCCTTTTCATCGCGGCGGTGGTGCTCCTCCTCAAAACTTTCTTCAGTGGCACCGAGCCCCTGTTCAGCGTCCATCCCTTCGGCCTGGAGATCGTGGCCCACCGCGACGGCCTCGCCGAGGGGGGCGCCATCGCGGCCCGGATCGCCGGCGCCGTGGCGGTGGTGGCGGCGGTGGGGTTCGCCACCCCCTTCACCGACCTCATGGCAGCGCTCGCGTGGCTGAGGGTTCCCCAAGGGCTCATCGATGTGGCCCTCTTTGCCTGGCGTTACCTCTTCGTCCTCTTCGACGACGCCCAGGTGGTCTACGCTGCCCAGCGGAACCGCCTTGGCTACGCCGGTTTCCGGCGGGGGTTGCGCTCCTTCGGGATGCTGGCCGGCGCCCTGGTCATCAAGGCCTTTGACACGAGCCAGACCATCACCACCGCCATGGTGCAGCGGGGGTACGACGGGAACCTTCCCCTCTTGAAGCACCGTCCTTTCAGGGCCGAGGAGGCGACTGCATCGGTTCTCTTCGTGGCGGCCATGGGGATGTTGCGGTGGCTATAGCGCGCCTCTCCGTGGATATTCGGGCCTTCACCTACCCCGACGGCACCCGGGCCCTGGCCGACATCCGGTTTGAGGTGGGAAAGGGTGAATTCTGCGGCATCCTCGGCTCCAACGGGTCGGGGAAGACGACCCTTCTCAGGATCATGGACGGCCTCGTCAAGGATTACGATGGCCAGGTGCTCCTGGACGGCCGGGACGTGCGGAAG contains the following coding sequences:
- the cbiQ gene encoding cobalt ECF transporter T component CbiQ, translated to MHRLSHPVSTPNPVTLLDPRVKLVSALALLVMVVSCTGFAFPLLAAALGLALCLWLGVPAQLILVRFAEPLFIAAVVLLLKTFFSGTEPLFSVHPFGLEIVAHRDGLAEGGAIAARIAGAVAVVAAVGFATPFTDLMAALAWLRVPQGLIDVALFAWRYLFVLFDDAQVVYAAQRNRLGYAGFRRGLRSFGMLAGALVIKAFDTSQTITTAMVQRGYDGNLPLLKHRPFRAEEATASVLFVAAMGMLRWL